In one Candidatus Eisenbacteria bacterium genomic region, the following are encoded:
- a CDS encoding copper-translocating P-type ATPase — protein sequence MSFVPLQTLRRETQTPPPVVDTVRLRVSGMHCASCVARVESALASVPGVASAAVNLATHRAEVGLAGVVDAGALTAAVRGAGYDAHVVSTPVADDAERRERDLEVRDVRRRFAIGLGFGAVVFVLAHVDLVLPGLLRLRGDTSNLLQLLFTIPVQFVAGWGFVRGMVKGFARRAPDMDTLVGLGTLTAFTYSAVATLWPAAVGEHHGAHVYFDTAVTIVVLILLGRLLEARAKARASRAMRALLDLQPRTARRLRDAADTAGEDVPLDAVRSGDLLMVRPGERVPVDGVLEDGRSAVDQSMLTGESIPVEVGPGSRVTGATLNGTGAFRMRADRVGADSMLMQIVAMVDRAQSSKAAVQSLADRIAAVFVPAVIAIALLAFVVWLATGAGLTTALLRLVAVLIVACPCALGLATPTAIIVGTGRGAELGVLVRDARALEAAAGVGAVVFDKTGTLTRGAPQLTDVVTAPGVDEVRLLRAAATAEARSEHPLATSVVRGARERGVEPLETEDFGATPGRGVWALAGGRALVAGRGAMLADYGADDSPLARERESLESRGRSVVAVAENGELLGLLGLADTPRPDAAATIAALGRDGLEVWLVTGDHARTAQAIADGAGIARERVLADVLPADKRAKVSWLQAQGRRVAMVGDGLNDAPALAQADVGLAMASGTDVAMEASGITLVRGELMAVRDALRLARRTMQVIRQNLFWAFAYNVVLIPVAAGVLAPLLAGNGPGGPLWGWRGTLHPMLASLAMALSSVSVVTSSLRLRRFS from the coding sequence ATGTCCTTCGTTCCCCTGCAGACCCTGCGCCGCGAAACCCAGACGCCGCCTCCGGTGGTGGACACCGTGCGCCTGCGCGTCTCCGGCATGCACTGCGCCTCGTGCGTCGCCCGCGTCGAATCGGCGCTCGCTTCGGTGCCGGGCGTCGCTTCCGCGGCGGTCAACCTCGCCACGCATCGCGCCGAAGTCGGGCTCGCGGGCGTGGTGGACGCCGGGGCGCTGACGGCCGCCGTCCGCGGCGCCGGCTACGATGCGCACGTCGTCAGCACCCCGGTCGCCGACGACGCCGAGCGGCGCGAGCGCGACCTCGAGGTGCGGGACGTGCGCCGCCGCTTCGCCATTGGGCTCGGATTCGGCGCGGTCGTGTTCGTGCTCGCGCACGTGGACCTGGTCCTGCCCGGGCTGCTGCGCCTGCGGGGCGACACGTCGAACCTGCTGCAGCTGCTGTTCACGATTCCGGTCCAGTTCGTCGCCGGCTGGGGATTCGTGCGCGGCATGGTGAAGGGTTTCGCCCGCCGCGCCCCGGACATGGACACGCTCGTCGGCCTCGGCACGCTGACGGCCTTCACCTACTCGGCGGTCGCCACGCTGTGGCCGGCCGCCGTCGGCGAGCATCACGGCGCGCACGTGTACTTCGACACCGCGGTCACCATCGTCGTGCTCATCCTGCTCGGGCGGCTGCTCGAAGCGCGCGCGAAGGCCCGCGCCTCGCGCGCCATGCGCGCGCTGCTCGACCTGCAGCCGCGGACCGCGCGGCGGTTGCGCGATGCCGCGGACACGGCGGGCGAGGACGTGCCGCTCGACGCGGTGCGGTCGGGCGACCTGCTGATGGTGCGGCCGGGCGAGCGCGTGCCTGTGGACGGCGTGCTCGAGGACGGCCGCTCGGCCGTGGACCAGAGCATGCTGACCGGCGAGAGCATCCCGGTCGAGGTCGGGCCCGGCTCGCGCGTGACCGGCGCGACGCTCAACGGCACCGGCGCGTTCCGCATGCGCGCCGATCGCGTCGGCGCGGATTCCATGCTCATGCAGATCGTGGCCATGGTGGACCGGGCCCAGTCGAGCAAGGCGGCCGTCCAGTCGCTGGCCGACCGGATCGCCGCCGTGTTCGTGCCCGCGGTGATCGCGATCGCGCTGCTCGCGTTCGTCGTCTGGCTCGCGACCGGCGCCGGCCTGACCACGGCGCTGCTGCGGCTGGTCGCGGTGCTGATCGTCGCCTGCCCGTGCGCGCTCGGCCTCGCGACCCCGACGGCGATCATCGTCGGCACGGGCAGGGGGGCGGAACTGGGCGTGCTGGTGCGCGACGCGCGCGCGCTCGAGGCGGCGGCAGGCGTCGGCGCGGTGGTGTTCGACAAGACCGGCACGCTGACGCGTGGCGCGCCGCAGCTCACCGACGTGGTGACGGCGCCGGGCGTGGATGAGGTCCGGCTGCTGCGCGCCGCCGCGACCGCCGAGGCGCGCAGCGAGCACCCGCTGGCGACCTCGGTCGTGCGCGGTGCGCGCGAGCGCGGCGTCGAGCCGCTCGAGACGGAGGACTTCGGCGCCACGCCGGGCCGCGGCGTGTGGGCGCTCGCGGGCGGGCGCGCGCTCGTCGCCGGGCGAGGGGCGATGCTCGCCGACTACGGCGCCGACGACTCGCCACTGGCGCGCGAGCGCGAGTCGCTCGAATCGCGCGGGCGCAGCGTCGTGGCGGTCGCCGAGAACGGCGAACTGCTCGGCCTGCTCGGGCTCGCGGACACGCCGCGCCCGGACGCCGCGGCGACGATCGCGGCGCTCGGCCGCGACGGGCTCGAGGTCTGGCTCGTCACCGGCGACCACGCGCGCACCGCGCAGGCGATCGCCGACGGCGCCGGCATCGCCCGCGAGCGCGTGCTGGCGGACGTCCTGCCGGCCGACAAGCGGGCGAAGGTTTCGTGGTTGCAGGCGCAGGGCCGCCGCGTGGCGATGGTCGGCGACGGACTCAACGACGCGCCGGCGCTCGCGCAGGCCGACGTCGGGCTGGCCATGGCCAGCGGCACGGACGTGGCGATGGAGGCGAGCGGCATCACGCTGGTGCGCGGCGAGCTGATGGCCGTGCGCGACGCGCTCCGGCTCGCGCGCCGCACGATGCAGGTGATTCGCCAGAACCTGTTCTGGGCGTTCGCCTACAACGTCGTCCTGATCCCGGTCGCCGCCGGCGTGCTCGCGCCGCTGCTGGCGGGCAACGGCCCCGGCGGCCCGCTGTGGGGCTGGCGGGGCACGCTGCACCCGATGCTCGCCTCGCTGGCGATGGCCCTGTCCAGCGTCAGCGTCGTCACGTCGTCGCTGCGCCTGAGGCGATTCTCCTGA
- a CDS encoding cupredoxin domain-containing protein — MKRTLAGMAALAAALLLAGCAASNGPKEIQVKASADGFEPARVSFKAGQPAVLIITRTDDATCATEAIFVETGLKYDLPLNEAVRISIPTDKPATFHYACGMNMYKGEVAVK; from the coding sequence ATGAAGCGAACACTCGCCGGCATGGCGGCCCTCGCCGCGGCGCTCCTGCTCGCCGGCTGTGCGGCCTCGAACGGTCCGAAGGAGATCCAGGTCAAGGCCAGCGCGGACGGGTTCGAACCCGCCCGGGTCTCGTTCAAGGCCGGGCAGCCCGCGGTGCTGATCATCACGCGCACCGACGACGCGACCTGCGCGACCGAGGCCATCTTCGTCGAGACCGGGCTCAAGTACGACCTGCCGCTCAACGAGGCGGTGCGGATCAGCATCCCGACCGACAAGCCCGCCACGTTCCACTACGCCTGCGGCATGAACATGTACAAGGGCGAGGTGGCGGTGAAGTAG
- a CDS encoding metallopeptidase family protein, protein MASYDALSELDWVQVERIHDLMDEGELDEARVALDALLRKRPRQPDLRIVDATLHLEEGEAARALASLNGAERSADPAHYFYLRAAAHYDLVRFEEALADAERSLAIHPDYAHAWDLLSRVKEHLGDPEGAAAAATQAQEIDPEGFPPALEVPAGEFDELVEKAVAELPKPVRAKLDELPVLVQDLPDRTMLTGEEPPLTPDLLGLFAGRHIFARSTSEPPEAPGAIYLFRRNLLRSCSDREELEQEIRITVRHEVGHLMGLDEDELDDWGLA, encoded by the coding sequence ATGGCCTCCTACGACGCGCTCAGCGAACTCGACTGGGTCCAGGTCGAGCGCATCCACGATCTCATGGACGAAGGCGAACTCGACGAGGCCCGCGTCGCGCTCGACGCTTTGCTGCGCAAGCGCCCTCGCCAGCCCGACCTGAGGATCGTGGACGCCACGCTCCACCTGGAGGAGGGCGAAGCGGCCCGAGCGCTCGCCTCGCTCAACGGCGCGGAACGCTCGGCCGACCCCGCCCATTACTTCTACCTGCGCGCCGCCGCGCACTACGACCTCGTCCGCTTCGAGGAGGCGCTCGCCGACGCCGAACGCTCGCTCGCGATCCACCCCGACTACGCGCACGCCTGGGATCTGCTGTCGCGGGTGAAGGAACATCTCGGCGATCCCGAGGGCGCCGCGGCCGCCGCCACGCAGGCGCAGGAGATCGACCCGGAAGGCTTTCCGCCGGCGCTCGAGGTGCCGGCCGGGGAGTTCGACGAGCTCGTCGAGAAGGCCGTCGCAGAGCTGCCGAAGCCGGTCCGGGCGAAGCTCGACGAACTGCCGGTCCTGGTCCAGGACCTGCCCGATCGCACGATGCTCACCGGAGAGGAGCCGCCGCTCACTCCCGACCTGCTGGGGTTGTTCGCGGGCCGGCACATCTTCGCCCGCTCGACCTCGGAGCCTCCCGAGGCGCCGGGCGCGATCTACCTGTTCCGTCGCAACCTGCTTCGCTCGTGCAGCGACCGCGAGGAGTTGGAGCAGGAGATCCGCATCACCGTCCGGCACGAGGTCGGCCACCTGATGGGCCTCGACGAGGACGAGCTGGACGACTGGGGGCTGGCGTAG
- a CDS encoding pyridoxal-phosphate dependent enzyme codes for MSKVLDGVQYFESILDTVGGTPLVRIREVAKGLPCPVLGKVEFFNPGGSVKDRIGLAMVEDMERRGRLKAGGTIVECTSGNTGLGLAMVAAVKGYRAAFCMPDKVSSEKVNLLKAFGAEVFLSPTAVEPSHPDSYYSVARRIATERPGAVLMDQYNNPANPAAHYATTGPELWKQTAGRITHFVAGMGTGGTISGTGRYLKDQNPKVQVIGADPVGSILKHYKETGQMSEARTYKIEGVGEDFIPGALDFSVVDRAVQCDDWNGLNTARRLAREDAIFVGGSAGMATWVALEVAKACGPNDLVVVLLPDTGERYLTKVHNDEWMRDNHLLDLSATRVAGLVSGKASRVRQLISVESGEPLRRALTLIEQHDVSQLPVMRGDEVVGTLEEGEVLRTALANPGRLEKQVDEFMAPPLPIVGGDEPAEAVTKLLASRNAAVLVRHGGTVSGILTRFDMLQFIAGGE; via the coding sequence GTGAGCAAGGTCCTCGACGGCGTCCAGTACTTCGAGTCCATCCTCGACACGGTCGGCGGCACGCCGCTGGTGCGGATCCGCGAAGTCGCGAAGGGCCTGCCCTGCCCGGTGCTCGGCAAGGTCGAGTTCTTCAACCCGGGCGGGAGCGTCAAGGATCGCATCGGCCTCGCCATGGTCGAGGACATGGAACGCCGCGGGCGGCTGAAGGCCGGCGGCACGATCGTCGAGTGCACCTCGGGCAACACCGGGCTGGGGCTCGCGATGGTCGCGGCCGTGAAGGGCTACCGGGCCGCGTTCTGCATGCCCGACAAGGTCTCCAGCGAGAAGGTGAATCTGCTCAAGGCCTTCGGCGCCGAGGTCTTCCTGAGCCCGACGGCGGTCGAGCCGTCGCACCCGGATTCGTACTACTCGGTCGCGCGGCGCATCGCCACCGAACGCCCGGGCGCGGTGCTGATGGACCAGTACAACAACCCCGCCAACCCGGCTGCGCACTACGCCACGACCGGCCCCGAGTTGTGGAAGCAGACGGCCGGCCGGATCACCCATTTCGTCGCGGGCATGGGAACGGGCGGGACCATCAGCGGCACCGGCCGCTACCTCAAGGACCAGAACCCGAAGGTTCAGGTGATCGGCGCCGACCCGGTCGGCTCGATCCTCAAGCACTACAAGGAGACGGGCCAGATGAGCGAGGCCCGCACCTACAAGATCGAAGGCGTCGGCGAGGACTTCATTCCGGGGGCCCTCGATTTTTCGGTCGTGGACCGCGCCGTGCAATGCGACGACTGGAACGGGCTCAACACCGCGCGCCGCCTCGCCCGGGAGGACGCCATCTTCGTCGGCGGCTCCGCGGGCATGGCGACCTGGGTCGCGCTCGAAGTCGCGAAGGCGTGCGGGCCGAACGACCTCGTGGTCGTGCTCCTGCCGGACACGGGCGAGCGCTACCTGACGAAGGTGCACAACGACGAGTGGATGCGCGACAACCACCTGCTCGACCTGTCGGCGACGCGCGTGGCCGGGCTGGTCTCGGGCAAGGCCTCGCGGGTGCGCCAGCTGATCTCGGTGGAATCGGGCGAGCCGCTGCGCCGGGCGCTGACGCTGATCGAGCAGCACGACGTGTCCCAGCTGCCGGTGATGCGCGGCGACGAGGTGGTCGGAACGCTGGAGGAGGGCGAAGTGCTGCGCACCGCGCTCGCCAATCCCGGCCGGCTCGAGAAGCAGGTGGACGAGTTCATGGCCCCGCCGCTGCCGATCGTCGGCGGGGACGAGCCGGCCGAGGCGGTGACGAAGCTGCTCGCCTCGCGCAACGCCGCGGTGCTCGTGCGCCACGGCGGGACCGTGTCGGGCATCCTGACGCGCTTCGACATGCTGCAGTTCATCGCGGGAGGCGAGTGA